The stretch of DNA CGAAGACCGGCAGGACCATGACGATGCCCAGTTCCCTGGCCAGGGCCCTGAAGCGGGTGACGGTGGGGCCGTCGGGGACGGCCTCGGCCCAGCGGTGGTGCTCGGGGTCCTGCACCTGGCAGAAGTAGGGGGCGTTGAACACCTCCTGGAAACCGATCACCCGCGCGCCCCGTGCGGCGGCGTCGCGCGCGTGCTCCTCGTGGACGGCGAGCATGGATTCGGTGTCGCCCGTCCATTCGGTCTGGACGAGTGCGGCACGGACGTTGTGCGGCATGTGTTCCTCGTTCCTGCGTGTGCGCCGCCGGGGCGGGCGAGAACGGTTGTTACGTCCGCGTATGTCCTGCTGGCACGGTGGTGCGAGCGGGTGGTGCGCGTGCCGTCGCACCTTAGGTAACGTCGAATGGCCGGTCAATGTCCGACATCCGCGTTCTCCGCGCGCGGCCGGGTGAAGGAATTGCGCGATCATGCCCTTACGGGGTGCGATGTCCTTTCTGTGGCGCGGAGAATTCGGAGGAAAGGACATGTTTTCCGGCTTTTTCCCGCTGAATTTCGGATGAGGACACACACCCCTCCCGGCCGCCGCGCGGTCAGGCGGTGGTGCGGTCCCCGGTGACGGACGCGCCGCCGTGTCCGAGGGGTCCGAGCGCGCCCTCGCTCCGCTCGGCGCGGTCGTCGAAGACGAGGACGATGAGCAGGACCAGGAGGATCCCGATGAGGAACAGGGCGCCGCAGCCCAGGCTCAGGAACAGCCAGGGGGAGTACTCCCTGGCGCCTCCTGGCTTGCCCGGGGAGGGAGGGCCCGAACGGGCGAAGCCGGGCGCGGGAGGCGGCCCCGGGGGCGGCTGCCAGCCGGTGGGCGGCATGCCTGCGGGGGGAGGGCCCATGGGCGGCTGGTCGCGGTCCGCGGACCCGTCACCGGGACCGTGCGGGGGCTGGCTCATGGCGGGGCCTGGCTTTCTGCTGCGGGCGTCGGCTGGGCGCCGGTGCCGGGTGGCGCCGTGCGGGAGGCGGCGGTGGCGCGCCGCCGCCTCCTAGTGTGGGGGACATGGCACGACTGCTCATCGTTCACCACACGGTCTCGCCCGCGACCCGGCAGTTGCTGGAGGCGGTCCTGGAGGGCGCCCGCGACGACGACATCGAGGGGGTCGAGGTGCGTGCGGAGGCGGCGCTGTCGGCCACGGCCAGCGACCTGCTCGGCGCCGACGCCGTCGTCCTGGGGACCCCGGCCAACATCGGGTACATGTCGGGCGCCCTCAAGGTCTTCTTCGACACGGTCTTCTACCCCGCCCAGGGGGCGACCGAGGGACTGCCCTACGCGCTGTACGTGCACGGGGACGACGACGCCTCCGGCGCGGTCCGGTCGGTCGAGTCGATCGCCAAGGGCATGGGGTGGCGGCGGCACCGCCCGCCGGTCACCGTGACCGGCCGCCCGGCGGCCCGGGACCGCGAGGCCTGCTGGGAGCTGGGCGCCGTCACCGCCCTCGCCGCCCTGGAGCGCGCCTGAGCGGGCCCGCCGCGGGAACCGGGGCCGGTGGGATCCGACGCGGCACACGGCCCGCGGGCGGTTCCGCGGACCCGCCGCCACGGGGGCGGGCGAGCGGTCGGGAAGCCGGAAAAGGGCGGGAAAGTCTGGGTAAGGGGTTGGCTGGGCCGGTGTCGGATGCGGCGTGGCGGTTTCTCCGACTTCGACCGGCAGGTCAGGATGGGCCCAGGTCGTCGGGGAACGCGGGGAAGCGCACCCTTGCCCCGTCCGGCGCCGCAGACCTTCCGTCCGACTCTCCACCCGCGACCGCCGTCCCCGGACGGGACCGGGCCCCCGACCAGCCCCTCCCCAGACACACCGCGTGGCCGCCCACTGGCCCAAGTCCTCAGGCCGCGCGGTGTTTTCTCGCCGAGGCGGCGCCGGTCCGCGGACCGGCGTCAGTAGCCCCGCCAGGCCCCCTGGTGGTAGCCGATGATCCTCGGGTGCATGAGGGTCGACTCCTCCACGTCCTCCTCGCGGCGGTCCTTGGGGAAGACCTGCGCGGCCTCCAGCAGGGCCGGGTCGAGGAAGCTCAGCGGCGGCGCGTCGTCGGGGACGCGCAGCTCGGGCGCGGACCCGGATGAGGTGAGGTAGAAACCCCAGTTGCCGAAGCTCGGCACGTCCACGTTGTAGGGGGTGGCCGCCAGGTCCGCCGCCTCCAGGGAGTCGCCCACGCCCCAGTAGGCCTCCGGAGCGAAGAAGGGGGAACCCGCCTGCACGACCATGCGGCCCTCCTCGGACAGGGCGTGGCGCAGGAGCGCGTAGAACTCCACCGAGTAGAGCTTGGCGGTGCCCACGGAGTCCCCGTCCGGGAGGTCGGCGATGATGACGTCGAACTCCTCGCGGTTCTCGCGCAGCCACTGGAAGGCGTCGGCGTTGACCACGTCCACGCGCGGGTCCTCGAGGGAGTCCCCGTTGAGGTCGCTGATCACCGGGTCGGTCGAGGCCAGCTCGATCACGGCCGGGTCCAGGTCCACGAGGGTGGCCGAGGCCACGTCGTCGTAGGCCAGGATCTCGCGCAGGGCCAGGCCGTCGCCGCCGCCCAGCACCAGCACGTCCTCGTGCGGTCCCGCCATCGCCGGGTGCACCAGCGACT from Nocardiopsis dassonvillei subsp. dassonvillei DSM 43111 encodes:
- a CDS encoding flavodoxin family protein is translated as MARLLIVHHTVSPATRQLLEAVLEGARDDDIEGVEVRAEAALSATASDLLGADAVVLGTPANIGYMSGALKVFFDTVFYPAQGATEGLPYALYVHGDDDASGAVRSVESIAKGMGWRRHRPPVTVTGRPAARDREACWELGAVTALAALERA